One Candidatus Rokuibacteriota bacterium DNA window includes the following coding sequences:
- a CDS encoding MmcQ/YjbR family DNA-binding protein: MRLRGTGKGRRLRRTIASGGSGIAQRLNEAVGTWPGVRITPMFGRWGYFVGSQLFGCFPLRAKETDLWIRLSPEDQARALRTPGITPHRRFARRGWVEYRLESSAGLGRALGWLRRSYERVRAEPEPGEGM; the protein is encoded by the coding sequence ATGCGGCTGCGGGGAACAGGGAAGGGCCGGCGGCTCCGTCGGACGATCGCGTCGGGCGGGAGCGGCATCGCCCAGCGCCTGAACGAGGCCGTGGGTACCTGGCCAGGCGTCAGGATCACGCCCATGTTCGGGCGCTGGGGCTACTTCGTAGGGAGCCAACTCTTCGGCTGCTTCCCGCTCCGAGCCAAGGAGACCGACCTCTGGATCCGGCTCTCCCCCGAGGACCAGGCCCGCGCGCTCCGGACTCCGGGCATCACGCCGCATCGCCGCTTTGCCCGCCGCGGCTGGGTGGAGTATCGGCTGGAGTCGAGCGCGGGGCTCGGCCGGGCGCTCGGTTGGCTCCGCCGCAGCTACGAGCGGGTCAGAGCCGAGCCTGAGCCGGGGGAGGGGATGTAA
- a CDS encoding Lrp/AsnC ligand binding domain-containing protein encodes MATQAYVFVYATPGKVEPVAKAIARLGGVKSAHACWGRPDVIVFVEAPTPRALGQLVLRRIHRVRGVEATDTRIVVEV; translated from the coding sequence ATGGCGACGCAAGCGTACGTGTTTGTGTATGCGACGCCGGGAAAGGTGGAACCGGTGGCGAAGGCGATCGCCCGGCTCGGCGGCGTCAAGTCGGCGCACGCCTGCTGGGGGCGTCCGGACGTGATCGTCTTTGTCGAGGCGCCGACCCCCAGAGCCCTGGGTCAACTTGTCCTCAGGCGAATCCACAGGGTGCGGGGCGTGGAGGCGACCGACACGCGGATCGTCGTCGAAGTTTGA